In the Labilithrix sp. genome, TTGGTCCATGTCGTCGTGTGCCGGTGGTTTTTGCCGAAGGCGGCGGGTGCGTCAAGCATATGCTGCCAATCGATGCGCGTGGCGCGATCTCTCGTTCTTCTGCTCGCTTTCGTCCTCGGAGGCTGTCTGCCCGTCCGCTACATCACGCAAGCGGCAGCGGGGCAGGATCAGCTCAACAGTGCCGGCATCGAGATCGCCGAGATCGTCGAAGGCGAGCACCTCGACAAGCGGACGCGGGAGCTCCTCGCGCACGTCGCCAGGATCAAGGCGTTCGGCGAGCGCTACGGCCTCAAGCGGACGAAGAACTACGAGCGCTACATCGACATCCGGCGCCCCGCGGTGGTGTGGGTCGTCTCGGCGTGCCATCCGCTCGCGTTCCGGCCGCAGGTCTGGAAGTTTCCGATCGTCGGCTCGATCACGTACACGGGCTGGTTCGACAAGAAGGAGGCGCAGGCCTACGGCGCCGAGCTCGCGCGGCGCGGCTGGGACGTCGACGTGCGGCCCTCGCCCGCGTACTCCACGCTCGGCTGGTTCGACGATCCGATCCTCTCGACGATGATCTCGAGCGAGGAGGACGCGCTCGGCGAGCTCGCCGACACGGTCCTCCACGAGACGCTCCACGCCACGTTCTACGTCCCGAGCCAGAGCACGCTCAACGAGAGCGTTGCCTCGTTCTTCGGCGACGAGCTCGCCGCGAAGTACCTCGACGAGGCGGTCGGACCGGACTCGGTCGAGAAGAAGGCGTTCCTCGAGCACCGCGCCCGCAGCGCCGAGCGCGGCGCGCTGATGAAGCAGGCCTACGACGAGCTCGCGAAGCTCTACGCCGATCGGAAGCGGCCGAAGGAGGAGCGCCTCGCGGAGAAGAAGCGCATCATCGCGGAGCTGAAGGCGAAGACGAAGTCGAGGCGCGCGATCAACAACGCGAGCCTCATCCAGATGAAGACCTACGGCTCGGGCAAGCCCCAGCTCCGAGAGCTCCTCCAGCAGTGCGGCGGCGACT is a window encoding:
- a CDS encoding aminopeptidase; amino-acid sequence: MARSLVLLLAFVLGGCLPVRYITQAAAGQDQLNSAGIEIAEIVEGEHLDKRTRELLAHVARIKAFGERYGLKRTKNYERYIDIRRPAVVWVVSACHPLAFRPQVWKFPIVGSITYTGWFDKKEAQAYGAELARRGWDVDVRPSPAYSTLGWFDDPILSTMISSEEDALGELADTVLHETLHATFYVPSQSTLNESVASFFGDELAAKYLDEAVGPDSVEKKAFLEHRARSAERGALMKQAYDELAKLYADRKRPKEERLAEKKRIIAELKAKTKSRRAINNASLIQMKTYGSGKPQLRELLQQCGGDYPRMLRTLDRLRATSKTAPPHSDPGVLLQPLLAEGGCP